In one window of Candidatus Sulfuricurvum sp. RIFRC-1 DNA:
- a CDS encoding transglutaminase-like cysteine peptidase, whose translation MKKTVALFFITAALAAILLSSPEFSISKAFMDKIEREYGPIAKKRAFYLIQMMNEARDLDDMGKMEKVNDFFNQTPYASDKTTWGISDYWATRYEFIGKDRADCEDYVIAKYFTLKELGVPTSKLFMTYAKSIRYKSAHLVLTYYETPKSIPLVLDNYNFKILPASVRDDLIPIYSFSGDELFNAKQAQIGKMVPAATKQKRPWDELVITR comes from the coding sequence ATGAAAAAAACGGTTGCTCTTTTCTTCATAACGGCGGCACTTGCCGCCATTCTCCTCAGTTCCCCCGAATTTTCTATTTCCAAAGCTTTTATGGACAAAATCGAGCGTGAATACGGTCCGATTGCCAAAAAAAGAGCATTCTATCTCATTCAAATGATGAATGAAGCGCGGGATTTGGACGATATGGGAAAAATGGAAAAGGTGAATGATTTTTTCAATCAAACCCCTTATGCATCCGATAAAACGACATGGGGAATCAGCGATTACTGGGCAACACGCTATGAATTTATCGGTAAAGACAGAGCCGATTGTGAAGATTATGTTATTGCCAAATATTTTACCCTTAAAGAGCTGGGTGTTCCGACCTCTAAACTCTTTATGACCTATGCGAAATCGATTCGCTATAAGAGTGCTCATCTAGTTCTGACCTATTACGAAACCCCCAAATCGATACCACTCGTTTTGGACAACTACAATTTTAAAATTCTCCCCGCATCCGTACGGGACGATTTGATACCTATTTACAGTTTCAGCGGGGATGAGCTCTTTAATGCCAAGCAAGCGCAAATCGGGAAAATGGTCCCGGCTGCAACCAAACAAAAACGTCCATGGGACGAGCTAGTTATAACACGATAA
- a CDS encoding LapD/MoxY N-terminal periplasmic domain-containing protein gives MSLFKQLVIMLTLFLGVILVSVMLLNFKSATEFVQNQLYTDAKNTAHSLGLSLSKVADTSDSSSMETMINAIYDSGYYQRIRLVDIDGKEVYNRESDVRVSDVPQWFIEMVPIHNVSVTSDIMIGWSRFGTLEVSGHTGNAYRQLYSTLIDLIQTFLMIGIVVFMTLYLLLSLSLKSLKRIRDQAKAIIDNEFIIEKKIPFTTEFRSVTTAMNAMVEKVKDIFERENETLRRYHELLYKDSETKLHNRRYLTAKLPDYLQSDASFSSGIYVMMSINELDRLKREKGYERYTQLVNTLAEALNTQLGSFRHSLIARLNESDFFAAIPAYEIDQVYHQIELIMIHMRNVIDEMDKDLLEYLIIGCGIGTYSEKDTLKSLFSRADHAVTQAKLRGNFMIDKNLEEDEPLVLGREEWRSELLKSLEESRMLLAFQSAVEQRSDELNVLHEEIFLRLLDREGIIHSAGYFIPVATSLGLIDTLDRYMIEKVFKHIKEHNPITPLALNLSGDFVKKYANIQWLRAQLEVFHRQSDLVLWFEVSNTIALNELEAVSTISSMIKMFGYRFGIDHFAIPEAGAHYLQAIRPDYIKANSAYLQDMMFDKETGKSRESFNNVIRSLGISIIAINIEDAKEVENLKALGIERFQGSHIAPVALLQ, from the coding sequence ATGAGTTTATTTAAACAGTTGGTGATAATGCTAACCCTCTTTTTAGGGGTGATATTGGTGTCGGTGATGTTACTGAACTTTAAATCGGCAACCGAGTTCGTCCAAAATCAGCTCTATACCGACGCTAAAAATACGGCACACTCGTTGGGCCTTTCACTCTCGAAAGTAGCGGATACTTCGGACTCTTCGAGTATGGAAACAATGATCAATGCGATCTATGACAGCGGGTATTACCAACGTATCCGATTGGTCGATATCGATGGCAAAGAGGTTTATAACCGGGAAAGTGATGTCCGTGTTAGTGATGTTCCTCAATGGTTTATCGAGATGGTGCCGATTCATAATGTGAGTGTAACGAGTGATATTATGATCGGATGGAGCCGCTTTGGTACGTTGGAAGTGAGCGGACATACGGGAAATGCCTATCGTCAACTCTATAGTACATTGATCGATTTGATCCAAACATTTTTAATGATCGGTATTGTCGTTTTTATGACGTTGTATCTTTTACTTTCACTAAGTCTTAAATCGTTGAAACGGATCCGTGATCAAGCTAAAGCAATTATTGATAACGAATTTATTATTGAGAAAAAAATCCCCTTCACGACCGAATTTCGCTCTGTTACAACAGCCATGAATGCAATGGTAGAAAAAGTCAAAGATATTTTTGAACGGGAGAACGAAACATTACGACGTTATCACGAACTTCTCTATAAAGATAGCGAGACGAAACTTCATAACCGTCGTTATCTCACCGCTAAACTACCCGATTATCTCCAATCGGATGCATCCTTTTCTTCGGGTATTTATGTCATGATGAGTATCAATGAACTTGACCGATTGAAGCGTGAAAAAGGGTATGAGCGTTATACCCAATTGGTCAATACTCTGGCCGAAGCATTGAACACTCAGCTAGGTTCGTTTCGTCATTCTCTGATTGCACGATTGAATGAAAGCGATTTTTTTGCGGCGATTCCGGCCTATGAGATAGATCAGGTATACCATCAAATTGAACTGATTATGATTCATATGCGTAACGTTATTGATGAGATGGATAAAGATCTTTTGGAATATTTGATTATTGGATGCGGAATCGGTACCTACAGTGAAAAAGACACCCTTAAATCACTTTTTTCACGCGCCGATCATGCGGTAACTCAGGCCAAACTTCGCGGTAATTTTATGATAGACAAGAACCTCGAAGAAGATGAGCCGCTAGTTTTGGGGCGTGAAGAGTGGCGCAGTGAATTACTCAAAAGTTTAGAGGAATCTCGTATGTTGTTGGCATTTCAAAGTGCGGTTGAACAACGTTCTGATGAACTTAATGTACTCCATGAAGAGATCTTTTTGCGATTGTTGGATCGGGAGGGAATTATTCACTCAGCAGGCTATTTTATCCCTGTTGCGACGAGTCTGGGGCTTATCGATACTCTGGATCGTTATATGATCGAAAAAGTCTTTAAACACATCAAAGAGCATAATCCGATAACACCGTTAGCGTTGAATCTCAGCGGCGATTTTGTGAAAAAATATGCCAATATTCAATGGCTAAGAGCTCAATTGGAAGTATTCCATCGTCAGAGTGACTTAGTGTTATGGTTTGAAGTGAGCAACACAATAGCATTAAATGAACTCGAAGCGGTATCTACTATCAGTTCAATGATTAAAATGTTCGGATACCGTTTCGGAATCGATCATTTTGCGATTCCTGAAGCAGGTGCCCATTATCTTCAAGCAATTCGTCCGGATTATATCAAAGCAAACAGTGCCTATTTGCAAGATATGATGTTCGATAAAGAGACGGGTAAGAGTCGTGAGAGTTTTAATAACGTTATCCGAAGTCTGGGGATTTCGATCATAGCGATTAATATCGAAGATGCAAAAGAGGTTGAAAACTTAAAAGCGCTCGGTATTGAACGATTTCAAGGCTCTCATATCGCGCCGGTAGCATTGCTACAATAG
- a CDS encoding YgiQ family radical SAM protein produces the protein MKTITPETLRYLPATRAEMQAHGWDQCDVILISGDAYIDSPFIGVAVVGRILEREGYRVGIIAQPDINTDDVMRLGEPKLFWGVSGGSVDSMVSNYTATKKFRNSDDYTPGGVNNARPDRATLVYTNLIRKHFKNTVPIVLGGIEASLRRVSHYDYWTNKLRKPILFDSKADYLIYGMGEGAIIALPKALERGESPHNIRGVCYIAKEPREGYLTLPSHQECLDNKEKYIDLFDAFYNHNDPISAKGLCQEVDGRYAIQNPPADYLDENEMDAVSSLPFTRELHPYHRPKGAVKCLETIKFSIMTHQGCWGECNFCAIGVHQGRTIRTRSEASILAEATQFTEYKDFKGIISDVGGPTANMYGYECNKKLKHGTCDHQRCVDDTHLCKSMKVDHTRVINLLRRLREVRGIKKAFVASGVRYDLINEDKRQGYEYLKEMVKHHISGQMKVAPEHTSDHVLHLMNKPGKQTLVEFKKLYDKLNKEEGKKQFLTYYLIAAHPGCTEKDMHDLKRFTTDELKMNPEQAQVFTPTPGTYSAVMYYTEMDPATRKKIFVEKDTARKEKQKQIVVAKDSFKSGFAS, from the coding sequence ATGAAAACTATTACCCCTGAAACCCTCCGATATTTACCCGCCACCCGTGCTGAAATGCAGGCACACGGATGGGATCAGTGTGACGTTATCCTCATCTCCGGGGATGCCTATATTGATTCTCCGTTTATCGGTGTCGCAGTGGTAGGACGGATACTGGAGCGTGAGGGGTATCGGGTCGGGATCATAGCTCAGCCTGATATTAATACGGATGATGTGATGCGTTTAGGCGAACCGAAACTCTTTTGGGGGGTGAGCGGCGGAAGTGTCGATTCGATGGTCTCCAACTATACCGCAACCAAAAAATTTCGTAACAGCGACGACTACACCCCCGGCGGTGTCAATAATGCCAGACCCGATCGTGCGACACTCGTTTACACCAATCTTATCCGCAAACATTTCAAAAATACCGTCCCTATCGTCCTGGGAGGAATCGAGGCAAGTTTGCGTCGCGTGAGCCATTATGATTACTGGACGAACAAACTCCGTAAGCCTATTTTGTTCGATTCCAAAGCCGATTATCTCATTTACGGAATGGGGGAGGGGGCGATCATCGCTCTGCCAAAAGCGTTAGAGAGAGGTGAATCTCCTCATAACATTCGAGGGGTGTGTTATATCGCCAAAGAGCCGCGTGAGGGGTATTTGACCCTCCCCTCCCATCAAGAGTGTTTGGATAACAAAGAGAAATATATCGATCTGTTTGATGCGTTTTACAACCATAACGACCCCATCTCTGCAAAGGGGCTATGTCAAGAGGTGGATGGACGATACGCTATCCAAAACCCTCCTGCTGATTATCTGGATGAAAACGAGATGGATGCGGTAAGCTCATTGCCCTTTACCCGTGAGCTTCATCCGTACCATCGTCCCAAAGGTGCGGTAAAGTGTCTGGAAACGATCAAGTTTTCCATTATGACCCATCAGGGGTGCTGGGGAGAGTGTAATTTCTGCGCGATTGGTGTGCATCAGGGACGTACTATCCGTACCCGCAGCGAAGCATCGATTTTAGCGGAAGCAACGCAATTTACCGAGTACAAAGATTTCAAAGGGATTATCAGCGACGTCGGAGGCCCCACGGCAAATATGTACGGCTATGAGTGTAACAAAAAACTTAAACACGGTACGTGTGACCATCAACGGTGCGTCGATGATACCCATCTGTGCAAATCGATGAAAGTGGATCACACCCGTGTTATTAATCTCCTCCGCCGACTTCGGGAAGTGCGGGGAATCAAAAAAGCGTTTGTCGCTTCGGGGGTGCGCTACGATCTCATCAACGAGGACAAACGTCAAGGGTATGAGTATCTCAAAGAGATGGTAAAACATCACATCTCCGGTCAGATGAAGGTCGCACCTGAACATACCTCAGATCATGTATTGCATCTGATGAACAAACCGGGGAAACAGACCCTTGTCGAGTTTAAAAAGCTTTATGATAAATTGAACAAAGAAGAGGGGAAAAAGCAGTTTTTGACCTACTATCTCATCGCCGCCCATCCGGGATGCACCGAGAAAGATATGCACGATCTGAAACGTTTTACCACGGATGAACTAAAGATGAACCCTGAACAAGCGCAGGTATTTACCCCGACACCGGGAACGTACTCTGCGGTGATGTATTACACCGAAATGGACCCTGCCACCCGTAAAAAAATCTTCGTCGAAAAAGATACGGCACGTAAAGAGAAACAAAAGCAGATAGTGGTTGCCAAGGACTCTTTTAAGAGCGGATTTGCGAGTTAA